The Prevotella sp. E9-3 genome has a window encoding:
- a CDS encoding glycoside hydrolase family 38 C-terminal domain-containing protein, which translates to MTKKLSVVAMACMLSLGTMAQEKTMKAYMVADAHLDTQWNWDVQTTIRDHVRNTLTKNLSLFKKYPHYIFNFEGAVKYAWMKEYYPEMYEELKKYVANGRWHIAGSSWDANEVIIGSPESWIRNVTLGQVFYRQEFQKEGTDIFLPDCFGFGYTLPTLAAHCGLIGFSSQKLAWRVKPFYEDNKKYPFTVGLWQGIDGSRVMMTHGFGYGERWPDADLSKNEKLIGEIKESPLNMVYRYYGTGDIGGSPNLPSVRAVEKGIKGDGPVQIISATSDQMYKDFLPFDKHPELPVFDGELTMDLHGNGCYTSQAAMKLYNRQNEHLGDAAERSAVIADWLGQAKYPQRMMTETWQRVIWHQFHDDLTGTSIPRAYEFSWNDELLSLEKFSDILTHSVSAIASKMNTNVGGTPVVVYNNETFPVEAVAEVELATKGQNYQVSGPDGKRVASQVIERNGKQVLLFDAKVPATGLAVYSMKAAGKLKNVKAGSQKEIENSAYRVRVDQYGDIVSLFDKRAQKELVAQGKSIRLVVLDHCPSFQWPAWEIVKATVDKEPVPVHDGAEVTVERGPLRQTIVVKKRYGQSDIVQRIHLYEGGQAERVDFENEVEWHSSNALLKAEFPLSVSNEKATYDIGLGSVKRGNNQENMFEVYSHRWTDLTDRSGDYGVTVMNDSRYGWDKPSDNTIRLSLLYTPNTNTNYTYQSQQDQGHHVFTYSLVGHKGQVNEVKANQQSTVLNSQPKTFFATKHRGNLGRQFSFLSSDNENVMVRALKSAEVGDEYVVRVYELSGKQAQKAHLTFAGEIVKAAEADGTEQTIGAASYEKNTLTVDIKPYSVKTFKVKLRGERKTVVDAQPVQLAYDRNCFSYNEFRQAANFEGGFSYAAELLPDEGITADDIPFRFGEKDAASGMSCKGQTIAIPAEKTYRHLYLLVASDKDDRQATFQFVTKSKDEKATAKQTVNVPFYTGFIGQWGHDGHTKGFLKQANVAYVGTHRHSSNGDEPYEYTYMYKVRLDIPKGVKEVVMPYDEHVVVFAATFANDEADLVPAAPLFKSSLKEDQQTGEILLKEELPNLLKNATVLSVSGECNADERAKNLVDDNEETKWCDVSAAPNYVVFDLGEPTKVSRWNMVNAACEDHSYVTRTCLLQGRNSDSEEWKTLDLLDGNRDNVVNRGFAPVEVRYIRLMVISPSQSVGGVTRIYELGVY; encoded by the coding sequence ATGACAAAAAAACTATCAGTAGTCGCAATGGCATGTATGCTGTCATTAGGAACCATGGCCCAGGAAAAGACCATGAAAGCCTATATGGTGGCTGATGCCCATTTGGACACACAATGGAACTGGGATGTACAGACCACCATTCGTGATCATGTGCGTAATACCCTGACGAAGAACCTCTCTTTATTCAAGAAGTATCCTCACTATATCTTCAATTTTGAAGGTGCAGTGAAATATGCTTGGATGAAAGAGTACTATCCGGAGATGTATGAAGAACTCAAGAAATACGTGGCTAACGGCCGTTGGCATATTGCTGGCAGTAGCTGGGATGCCAATGAGGTGATTATCGGGTCGCCCGAGTCTTGGATTCGCAATGTTACACTCGGACAGGTGTTTTATCGTCAAGAATTCCAGAAAGAGGGTACGGATATCTTCCTGCCAGACTGTTTCGGCTTTGGCTATACCTTGCCAACGCTGGCTGCCCATTGTGGACTGATAGGATTCTCGTCGCAGAAACTGGCTTGGAGAGTAAAGCCTTTCTATGAGGATAACAAGAAATATCCTTTCACTGTTGGACTGTGGCAGGGAATAGATGGCAGTAGGGTGATGATGACTCATGGCTTTGGCTATGGGGAACGTTGGCCGGATGCCGACCTGTCGAAGAATGAAAAACTGATTGGCGAGATAAAAGAGAGTCCGCTCAATATGGTCTATCGCTATTATGGCACTGGCGATATAGGCGGTTCGCCAAACCTGCCTTCAGTACGTGCCGTGGAAAAAGGTATCAAGGGAGATGGACCGGTACAGATTATCAGTGCCACGAGCGATCAAATGTATAAGGATTTCCTGCCTTTCGACAAGCATCCTGAATTGCCGGTGTTTGACGGCGAACTGACCATGGATCTGCATGGAAACGGATGTTATACTTCACAGGCCGCCATGAAACTGTATAACCGTCAGAATGAACATCTTGGTGATGCAGCAGAACGTTCGGCTGTTATTGCCGACTGGTTGGGACAGGCTAAATATCCACAGAGAATGATGACGGAAACATGGCAGCGTGTAATCTGGCATCAGTTCCATGACGACTTGACTGGTACGAGTATTCCACGTGCCTATGAGTTCTCATGGAATGACGAATTGCTCTCGTTGGAGAAATTCTCGGATATTCTTACCCATAGCGTGAGTGCCATTGCCAGTAAGATGAATACCAACGTGGGCGGAACTCCTGTAGTGGTATATAACAACGAGACTTTCCCCGTTGAGGCTGTTGCCGAGGTAGAACTTGCTACTAAGGGACAGAACTACCAGGTGAGTGGTCCTGACGGAAAGCGTGTTGCCTCGCAAGTGATAGAGCGTAACGGAAAGCAGGTGCTGCTGTTTGATGCAAAGGTGCCGGCAACTGGTCTTGCTGTCTATAGCATGAAAGCTGCTGGCAAGCTGAAAAACGTGAAGGCTGGTTCTCAAAAAGAGATTGAGAACAGTGCCTATAGAGTGCGTGTTGATCAATATGGTGACATCGTTTCACTCTTTGATAAGCGTGCGCAGAAAGAACTCGTGGCTCAAGGAAAGAGTATCCGTCTGGTGGTACTGGATCATTGTCCTTCTTTCCAGTGGCCTGCCTGGGAAATTGTGAAAGCTACGGTTGACAAGGAACCTGTTCCTGTACATGACGGCGCAGAGGTTACGGTAGAACGTGGCCCTCTCCGTCAGACTATTGTGGTGAAAAAACGCTATGGACAGTCGGACATCGTTCAGCGTATTCATCTCTATGAAGGTGGTCAGGCTGAACGTGTGGACTTCGAAAATGAGGTGGAGTGGCATTCCAGCAATGCACTACTGAAAGCTGAGTTCCCCCTGTCGGTGAGCAACGAAAAAGCTACCTATGACATCGGTCTGGGCAGCGTGAAGCGTGGTAATAACCAGGAGAATATGTTTGAGGTCTATTCACACCGTTGGACAGACCTGACTGACCGCTCCGGCGACTATGGCGTAACTGTGATGAATGACTCTCGCTATGGTTGGGATAAGCCTTCTGACAATACGATTCGCCTGTCGCTGCTATATACTCCGAATACCAACACAAATTATACATATCAATCTCAACAAGATCAGGGACATCATGTGTTTACCTATAGTCTTGTTGGCCATAAGGGACAGGTGAACGAGGTTAAGGCCAATCAGCAGTCAACGGTATTGAACAGTCAGCCGAAGACATTCTTTGCCACTAAGCATAGAGGTAATTTAGGACGTCAGTTCTCATTCCTGAGTTCAGACAATGAGAATGTGATGGTACGTGCATTGAAGAGTGCTGAGGTGGGTGATGAATATGTGGTTCGCGTCTATGAACTCAGTGGTAAGCAGGCTCAGAAAGCACACCTTACCTTTGCCGGTGAGATTGTTAAAGCTGCTGAGGCTGATGGAACAGAACAGACCATTGGCGCTGCTTCCTATGAAAAGAATACCCTTACTGTGGATATCAAACCTTACAGCGTGAAGACCTTTAAGGTGAAATTGCGTGGCGAACGGAAGACGGTAGTTGATGCACAGCCTGTACAATTGGCTTATGACCGCAATTGCTTTAGTTACAATGAATTCCGTCAGGCAGCCAACTTTGAAGGTGGCTTTAGCTATGCTGCCGAGCTGTTGCCCGATGAAGGCATTACTGCCGATGACATTCCTTTCCGCTTTGGTGAAAAGGATGCTGCCAGTGGTATGAGTTGTAAAGGACAGACCATAGCTATCCCTGCAGAAAAGACTTATCGTCACCTGTACCTACTGGTGGCCAGTGACAAGGATGACCGTCAGGCCACATTCCAGTTTGTGACAAAGAGCAAAGATGAAAAGGCTACAGCCAAGCAGACGGTAAATGTTCCTTTCTATACTGGCTTCATCGGACAGTGGGGACACGACGGTCATACGAAAGGCTTCTTAAAACAGGCTAATGTAGCATATGTGGGTACACACCGTCACTCATCAAACGGTGATGAGCCTTACGAATATACTTATATGTATAAGGTCCGTCTTGATATTCCAAAAGGCGTGAAAGAAGTGGTGATGCCTTATGATGAGCATGTTGTGGTCTTTGCAGCCACATTTGCTAATGATGAGGCCGATCTGGTTCCTGCTGCTCCATTGTTCAAGAGTTCTTTGAAAGAGGATCAACAGACAGGTGAAATCCTGCTGAAAGAAGAACTGCCTAACTTGCTGAAGAATGCTACTGTTCTTTCTGTTTCTGGCGAGTGCAATGCGGATGAGCGTGCTAAAAACCTGGTGGATGATAACGAGGAAACAAAATGGTGCGACGTGTCTGCTGCTCCTAACTATGTAGTATTTGATCTTGGCGAACCTACAAAGGTGAGTCGTTGGAATATGGTAAACGCTGCCTGCGAAGACCACAGTTACGTGACACGCACCTGTCTGCTGCAAGGACGAAATAGTGATTCAGAAGAGTGGAAGACTCTGGACTTGTTGGATGGCAATCGTGATAATGTGGTGAACCGTGGATTCGCTCCCGTAGAGGTTCGCTATATCCGACTGATGGTTATCAGTCCTTCACAGTCTGTAGGAGGCGTAACTCGAATCTATGAACTTGGCGTATATTAA
- a CDS encoding GH92 family glycosyl hydrolase yields the protein MRRIRIYQVLLMLSVAMVSYARDLTELVDTRQGTDSHFGFSNGNTFPATGMPFGMHLWSPQTGRNGDGWKYQWAAETMRGLCQSHQCSPWVGDYAVYALMPVSGTLRTDGDERAVAFSHNDEVARPHYYSVKLENGTKAEVAPTTRGAHFRFSYPKGKASWLVIDGYTGEKSFKVDADKKQITGWVNNQRFVNKAETFRCYIVMQFDSPILESGEWEDGVYVRFASGKHVQVKAASSYISEEQALQTLNTELGKDRTIEKTAKRGQETWNKLLGRMLVEGGTLEQQCTFYSCLFRANLFSRKFYERKADGTPYYYSPYDGAVHDGYMFTDNGFWDTFRSQFPLTNLLHPTQQGRYQQALLQAWHECGWLPSWSFPGETGGMVGNHAISLIADMWAKGIRTVEADTILKAYAHEAMNKGPWGGANGRAGWKEYFTLGYVPFPESHGCVTQTLEYAYDDFCAYQLARESNQELYKRIFGTTMFNYRNLWDKKTGFMRARSSEGRWYEPFDPLEWGGPYTEGNAWHYIWSVFHDVQGLINLFGSDEAFVEKIDSVFMMPNTVKPGWYGGMIHEMIEMQAANMGQYAHGNQPIQHLPYLYSYAGQPWKTQYWVRQIMDRLYNSTPQGFPGDEDQGGMSAWYVLSALGLYAVTPGTDQYVIGSPLFSRITLTTESGKKFVIEARDNSSENVYIQQGTLNGVPLERNYLTYGEIVNGGYLQFTMGPQPNKQRNISKSASPFSQSKPIVHN from the coding sequence ATGAGAAGAATTAGAATATATCAAGTCCTGCTGATGCTATCTGTTGCGATGGTTAGTTATGCTCGGGACCTAACAGAATTGGTTGATACCCGACAGGGTACGGACTCACATTTTGGATTCAGTAACGGAAATACGTTCCCGGCCACAGGCATGCCATTTGGCATGCATCTGTGGTCGCCACAGACAGGACGTAATGGTGATGGCTGGAAATATCAATGGGCTGCCGAAACAATGCGCGGCCTTTGTCAGTCGCATCAGTGTAGTCCGTGGGTAGGAGACTATGCTGTTTATGCGTTGATGCCTGTCAGTGGTACATTACGTACAGATGGAGATGAACGTGCAGTGGCATTTAGCCATAACGATGAAGTGGCACGCCCTCATTATTACAGTGTAAAACTGGAGAATGGTACTAAAGCGGAAGTTGCTCCTACAACCCGAGGGGCTCATTTCCGTTTTAGTTATCCGAAGGGAAAAGCATCATGGTTGGTGATTGACGGCTATACTGGAGAAAAGTCTTTCAAAGTAGATGCTGATAAAAAGCAGATCACAGGATGGGTGAATAATCAGCGTTTTGTGAACAAGGCTGAGACATTCCGTTGTTATATAGTGATGCAGTTTGATAGCCCAATTCTTGAAAGTGGTGAATGGGAAGATGGAGTGTATGTACGTTTTGCTTCAGGAAAGCATGTACAAGTGAAAGCTGCGTCCTCATACATTAGTGAAGAGCAGGCACTACAGACATTGAATACAGAATTAGGTAAAGACCGTACGATAGAGAAGACTGCTAAGCGTGGACAAGAAACTTGGAATAAGTTGTTGGGCCGTATGCTGGTTGAGGGTGGTACTTTGGAACAACAGTGTACTTTCTATAGTTGTCTGTTCCGTGCTAACCTGTTCTCTCGTAAGTTCTACGAACGCAAGGCTGATGGTACACCTTATTATTATAGCCCTTATGACGGAGCTGTTCACGATGGCTATATGTTTACCGACAATGGCTTTTGGGATACTTTCCGTTCACAATTCCCACTGACAAACCTGTTGCATCCAACCCAGCAGGGACGCTATCAGCAAGCATTACTGCAGGCATGGCATGAGTGCGGATGGTTGCCATCATGGTCGTTTCCGGGCGAGACTGGCGGAATGGTGGGAAATCATGCCATTTCACTTATAGCTGATATGTGGGCAAAAGGAATACGTACGGTTGAGGCTGATACAATTTTGAAAGCCTATGCTCACGAGGCAATGAACAAAGGACCATGGGGTGGGGCCAATGGACGTGCCGGTTGGAAAGAGTATTTTACATTGGGGTATGTTCCTTTCCCCGAATCGCATGGTTGTGTTACCCAAACTTTAGAATATGCCTACGATGATTTCTGTGCTTATCAGTTGGCACGAGAGAGTAATCAGGAACTTTACAAGCGCATATTCGGGACTACGATGTTTAATTACCGGAATCTTTGGGATAAAAAGACTGGTTTTATGCGTGCCCGTTCATCTGAAGGACGATGGTACGAACCGTTTGATCCGTTGGAGTGGGGTGGACCTTACACTGAAGGGAATGCATGGCATTACATCTGGTCAGTATTTCATGACGTACAGGGACTTATCAATTTGTTTGGAAGTGACGAAGCATTTGTTGAGAAAATTGACAGCGTATTCATGATGCCTAATACGGTAAAGCCTGGATGGTATGGCGGAATGATTCATGAAATGATTGAGATGCAGGCTGCCAATATGGGACAGTATGCGCATGGTAATCAGCCTATCCAACATCTTCCATATTTGTACAGTTATGCCGGACAACCCTGGAAAACACAATACTGGGTACGGCAGATTATGGATAGACTCTATAATAGTACTCCACAGGGATTTCCTGGAGATGAGGATCAAGGCGGTATGTCGGCTTGGTATGTGCTAAGTGCGCTTGGACTTTATGCCGTAACTCCCGGCACAGATCAATATGTAATAGGAAGTCCGCTGTTTTCACGTATTACTCTAACTACAGAAAGTGGTAAGAAATTTGTGATTGAAGCCCGTGACAATTCTTCTGAGAATGTGTACATTCAGCAAGGAACACTTAATGGAGTTCCTTTAGAACGTAACTATTTGACGTATGGTGAAATAGTTAATGGAGGATACTTGCAGTTTACAATGGGACCTCAGCCAAACAAGCAGAGGAATATCTCAAAATCAGCTTCACCATTCTCACAATCCAAACCAATAGTACATAATTAA
- a CDS encoding class I mannose-6-phosphate isomerase, which produces MRKSNYDKYPSTAVSGTAVVGWNNIVDALSSSFSSEPVWAIDLYVGSYETDFFDAFQKTGRQLVDVRTLMRPENEIEELTKRFLTDDVLFGYISNIRLSEYFDKEKIEKLHQRISEGGQYIIIGTGAGYVTSSDVPVVYADLARWEIQQRFRRHEVKALGIDRHEEAPSLQYKRGYFNDWNICDAHKDELFYSGRIRFWLDHNDRKQPKLITHSQLTEGLKQTVARPFRVVPFFDPAPWGGQWMKEVCDLNREEQNYGWCFDCVPEENSLLLQTENATLEFPSQDLVLWQSKSLLGERVWSRFGRSFPIRFDFLDTMGGGNLSLQVHPTNEFAHREFGLAYTQDESYYLLDAADDAVVYLGLKEGIDSVQMIEDLRAAQRGEISFPAEKYVNKFHARKHDHYLIPNGTIHCSGQNSMVLEISSTPNIFTFKLWDWNRLGLDGKPRPINVERGKDVIQWERTTPFVMEQLYNHFEVLSQEEGIQEERTGLHANEFIETRRHTFSKTVEHDTQGGVNVLNLCEGEEVSVESPTGAFEPFIVHYAETFIVPAAVGAYTITPSGISAGKACMTIKAIVR; this is translated from the coding sequence ATGCGTAAATCTAATTACGATAAGTATCCATCAACGGCTGTCAGTGGGACAGCCGTTGTTGGGTGGAACAATATAGTTGACGCATTATCCTCTTCGTTCAGTTCAGAGCCTGTATGGGCGATTGACCTGTATGTGGGAAGTTATGAAACCGATTTCTTTGATGCTTTTCAGAAAACGGGCAGACAATTGGTGGACGTCCGTACGCTGATGCGTCCAGAGAATGAGATCGAAGAACTGACAAAACGGTTTCTGACTGACGATGTGCTGTTCGGCTATATCTCAAATATCCGACTTAGCGAGTATTTTGATAAAGAAAAAATCGAAAAGTTGCATCAACGTATCAGCGAGGGTGGCCAATATATAATAATAGGTACAGGCGCTGGTTATGTGACTTCAAGTGATGTGCCAGTAGTTTATGCCGACCTGGCCCGTTGGGAAATCCAACAACGTTTCCGTCGCCACGAGGTGAAAGCGCTGGGAATAGACCGGCATGAGGAAGCTCCATCGCTTCAATATAAACGTGGCTATTTCAACGATTGGAATATCTGTGATGCCCATAAGGATGAACTGTTTTATTCAGGACGTATCCGCTTTTGGCTGGACCACAACGACCGAAAACAACCGAAACTGATTACGCACAGTCAACTGACGGAAGGATTAAAGCAGACGGTGGCTCGTCCATTTCGTGTGGTTCCTTTCTTTGATCCGGCTCCTTGGGGCGGTCAGTGGATGAAAGAGGTGTGCGACTTGAACCGTGAGGAACAGAACTATGGATGGTGCTTTGACTGTGTGCCTGAAGAGAATAGCTTGTTGCTGCAGACGGAAAATGCAACTCTTGAGTTCCCGTCACAGGACCTCGTTTTATGGCAGTCAAAGTCTTTGTTGGGTGAACGAGTATGGTCGCGCTTTGGCCGAAGTTTCCCCATTCGTTTTGATTTCCTTGATACGATGGGAGGAGGTAACCTTAGTCTGCAGGTGCATCCCACGAATGAATTTGCTCATCGTGAATTCGGATTGGCTTATACACAGGATGAAAGCTATTATCTGCTGGATGCGGCTGATGATGCTGTGGTCTATTTAGGCCTGAAAGAAGGGATTGACTCCGTACAGATGATAGAGGATTTAAGGGCGGCTCAGCGAGGAGAAATATCTTTCCCCGCAGAAAAATATGTCAATAAGTTTCATGCTCGCAAGCATGATCACTATCTGATTCCCAATGGAACGATCCATTGTTCAGGACAAAACAGTATGGTACTGGAAATTAGTTCTACCCCCAATATCTTTACATTCAAGTTGTGGGACTGGAATCGCTTAGGCTTGGATGGAAAACCACGTCCGATCAATGTGGAGAGAGGTAAGGATGTTATTCAGTGGGAACGTACTACTCCTTTTGTGATGGAGCAACTGTATAACCATTTTGAAGTGTTGAGTCAAGAGGAGGGCATTCAGGAAGAACGTACCGGATTGCATGCCAATGAGTTTATAGAAACTCGTAGGCATACATTCTCTAAAACTGTTGAACACGACACCCAAGGTGGAGTGAATGTGTTGAACCTCTGTGAAGGTGAAGAGGTCTCGGTGGAAAGTCCTACTGGAGCCTTTGAACCTTTTATCGTGCACTATGCTGAAACATTCATCGTACCTGCCGCTGTTGGTGCATATACAATAACTCCGAGCGGGATTTCTGCAGGTAAGGCCTGCATGACCATCAAGGCAATTGTAAGATAG
- a CDS encoding GH92 family glycosyl hydrolase, which produces MKKTLSLFLLISILSLPTVVVGAEKSKSLTKYVEPRIGTAHCRYFHFAPGALPFGMAKPGPSTNGHLGNKDGWEATGYDYRDTSIEGFPCVHEFQVGGITLMATRGGEQPVVVPGHPNDTERNGYRSAFSHDEEIVRPGYYSVLLKDYNIRAEVTATERVAFQRFTFPADSHSRILFNIGSRMGESGAVKDASVELCSDGTIEGWVITLPEYVKKYQPGAEVPIYFSATLDKKPAKVGTFNGERINARATKTTGVGAGLYLEFSTTDGEAVTAKVGVSYTSVDNARQNRLAEARTLSFDKAKVKALKTWEDYLGRICVETDVEADKVKFYTGLYHALLGRGVCSDVNGAYPKHDGTVGQLPMKKGRPAFDLYNTDAMWGGQWNLTQLWALAYPEHLSQFISSHLQVYKDCGWLGDGLANSRFVSGVGTNQLSLMIAAAYQCGIQDFDVDLAYEACRKNELEGQNRPMGAGKSDTDQFVEYGYVPHAEEGSGPQEAFMFSASHTLEYAYQAYAVAQFAKKLGKEKDYLKLSNLSRGWERLYDDSQNFVRPKLKNGQFINNFDPLQVWRGFQEGNAWQYTFYVPHDARRLAERVGLDRFNARLDSIFTLSQPKIFSGGTEVGAFAGLRTLYNQGNQPCLHISWLFNEASRPSLTQKWVRAILNEFYGTDGVHGYGYGQDEDQGQLGAWYVISSIGLFDVKGLTDSNPSFSVGSPLFRKVTVKLDRKYYKGKQFVISTNGAGTYVNKLLLNGQRMYDTHILFQNVVDGGRLDLTLSAIPTDNY; this is translated from the coding sequence ATGAAAAAAACATTATCACTATTCTTACTCATTTCCATTTTATCGCTACCCACAGTGGTGGTTGGCGCAGAAAAAAGCAAGTCACTAACTAAGTATGTAGAGCCAAGAATCGGTACGGCTCATTGTCGCTATTTCCATTTTGCACCAGGGGCATTACCCTTTGGAATGGCAAAACCAGGCCCTTCAACCAATGGCCATTTAGGCAATAAAGATGGTTGGGAGGCTACAGGATATGATTATCGTGATACTTCCATTGAGGGATTTCCATGTGTGCATGAGTTTCAGGTTGGTGGTATCACACTGATGGCCACTCGTGGCGGTGAACAACCTGTTGTCGTACCGGGGCATCCTAACGATACTGAACGAAATGGTTATCGTTCAGCTTTCAGTCATGACGAAGAAATAGTTCGTCCTGGCTACTATTCAGTATTACTGAAAGACTATAATATTCGTGCAGAGGTTACCGCTACAGAGCGTGTCGCTTTCCAACGTTTCACCTTCCCAGCCGACTCACATAGCAGAATCTTGTTTAATATAGGTAGCCGCATGGGTGAGAGTGGCGCTGTAAAGGATGCAAGTGTTGAATTGTGTTCTGACGGTACTATCGAGGGATGGGTAATCACTTTGCCTGAATATGTGAAGAAATATCAGCCAGGTGCCGAGGTTCCTATCTATTTCTCGGCCACACTTGATAAGAAACCCGCAAAGGTGGGAACCTTTAACGGAGAAAGAATAAATGCAAGAGCAACTAAGACAACTGGCGTGGGAGCTGGTCTATATTTGGAATTTTCAACCACCGATGGTGAAGCGGTTACTGCAAAGGTAGGCGTTTCCTATACCTCTGTAGATAATGCCAGACAAAACCGTTTGGCAGAAGCCCGCACGCTATCGTTTGATAAAGCAAAGGTAAAGGCCTTGAAAACATGGGAAGACTATTTGGGGCGTATCTGTGTTGAGACTGATGTTGAGGCCGACAAAGTGAAATTCTATACGGGTTTGTATCATGCCTTGTTGGGAAGAGGCGTGTGCAGTGATGTGAATGGTGCATATCCTAAGCACGACGGAACGGTTGGACAGTTGCCTATGAAGAAGGGACGTCCAGCTTTTGATTTATACAATACTGATGCAATGTGGGGCGGACAATGGAATCTGACTCAATTGTGGGCATTGGCTTATCCTGAACATCTGTCACAGTTTATCAGTTCTCATCTGCAAGTATATAAAGACTGTGGATGGTTGGGGGATGGATTGGCCAACTCTCGCTTCGTTTCTGGTGTGGGTACAAACCAATTGTCGCTGATGATTGCTGCTGCCTATCAGTGCGGCATTCAGGATTTTGATGTTGATTTGGCTTATGAAGCCTGTAGAAAGAATGAACTGGAAGGACAGAACCGTCCGATGGGAGCAGGTAAGTCAGATACTGACCAGTTTGTAGAATATGGCTATGTGCCTCATGCTGAAGAGGGTAGTGGACCGCAAGAAGCATTTATGTTCTCGGCCTCTCACACTCTTGAGTATGCCTATCAGGCTTATGCAGTAGCTCAGTTTGCAAAGAAACTGGGAAAGGAAAAGGACTATCTGAAGCTCAGCAATCTGTCAAGAGGATGGGAGCGCCTTTATGATGATAGTCAGAATTTTGTGCGTCCGAAACTGAAGAATGGACAGTTCATCAATAATTTTGATCCCTTGCAGGTGTGGAGAGGTTTCCAAGAAGGTAATGCCTGGCAGTACACTTTTTATGTTCCTCACGATGCGCGCCGATTGGCAGAACGTGTAGGACTTGACCGCTTTAACGCCCGTTTAGACAGTATCTTCACTCTTTCTCAGCCAAAGATTTTCAGTGGCGGAACAGAAGTTGGCGCCTTTGCAGGGCTTCGTACTCTCTATAATCAGGGCAACCAGCCTTGTCTGCATATCTCTTGGCTGTTTAATGAAGCCAGTCGTCCTTCACTTACTCAGAAATGGGTGCGGGCTATACTTAATGAGTTCTATGGAACAGATGGCGTTCATGGCTATGGATATGGTCAAGATGAAGACCAAGGTCAATTGGGAGCTTGGTATGTCATTTCATCTATAGGCCTTTTCGATGTCAAAGGACTTACCGACAGTAATCCCTCGTTCTCTGTTGGTTCTCCTTTGTTCAGAAAAGTAACAGTCAAGTTGGATAGAAAATATTATAAAGGAAAGCAATTCGTGATTTCGACAAATGGTGCAGGTACTTATGTGAATAAACTCCTGTTGAATGGACAACGCATGTATGATACCCATATTCTGTTTCAGAATGTAGTTGACGGTGGACGTTTGGATCTTACTCTGTCGGCTATTCCTACAGATAACTATTAA
- a CDS encoding ROK family protein: protein MYTTDNRIVMTLDAGGTNFVFSAIKGYKEIVEPVRLDAVVDNIDGCLQTIVEGFKLVKNQLTETPVAISFAFPGPADYERGVIGDLGNLPAFRGGIALGPYLNLVFGIPVFINNDGNLFAYGEALAGFLPEVNDELQKAGQSRQYSNLIGITLGTGFGCGVVIDGVLLRGDNGCGGDLWCTRNAKYPKMIAEESVSIRAVRRVYAEESGQSADALTPYDIFLIAEGQKEGNADAAKASFRQLGQVAGEAIANALNIVDGLVVIGGGLAGAGKYILPGVMDALRGEAGTFGGNSFPVLQSKVYNWEDDAERESFLKVGLTTVKVPQSMTTVPYLKERSVCVGLSKNSTSSSIMYGAYAYALSQLLY, encoded by the coding sequence ATGTACACGACTGATAATAGAATTGTGATGACCTTAGATGCCGGCGGCACAAACTTCGTTTTTTCTGCTATCAAAGGCTATAAGGAAATAGTTGAACCCGTCCGTCTGGATGCTGTTGTGGATAATATCGATGGCTGCCTTCAGACTATTGTGGAGGGATTCAAACTGGTAAAGAATCAACTGACTGAAACTCCTGTAGCCATTAGTTTTGCATTTCCCGGACCTGCAGACTATGAACGTGGCGTAATAGGCGATTTGGGTAATCTGCCTGCTTTCCGAGGTGGTATTGCCTTAGGCCCATATTTGAATCTTGTATTTGGCATTCCAGTATTCATCAATAACGATGGTAACTTGTTTGCCTATGGCGAAGCACTTGCCGGTTTCCTTCCTGAAGTAAATGACGAACTGCAGAAGGCCGGTCAATCACGTCAATATAGTAATCTGATAGGTATCACACTTGGAACAGGCTTTGGCTGTGGTGTGGTTATTGATGGCGTGTTGTTGCGTGGAGATAATGGTTGCGGAGGCGATTTGTGGTGCACTCGTAACGCAAAGTATCCAAAGATGATTGCTGAGGAGAGCGTGAGCATTCGTGCCGTACGTCGTGTCTATGCTGAAGAAAGCGGACAGTCTGCCGATGCATTAACTCCCTATGATATCTTCCTGATAGCTGAAGGACAGAAAGAGGGTAATGCTGATGCTGCAAAGGCTTCTTTCCGACAGTTAGGACAGGTGGCTGGTGAGGCAATTGCGAACGCACTGAACATTGTTGATGGACTGGTGGTGATTGGCGGCGGACTGGCCGGTGCAGGAAAATATATACTCCCAGGAGTGATGGACGCTCTACGTGGCGAGGCCGGAACCTTTGGCGGAAATAGTTTCCCTGTACTGCAGTCGAAAGTCTATAATTGGGAAGATGATGCTGAGCGTGAGTCATTCCTGAAAGTAGGACTTACCACAGTAAAAGTTCCCCAAAGTATGACCACTGTTCCTTATTTGAAAGAGCGTTCTGTGTGCGTAGGTCTATCGAAGAACAGTACCAGTAGCAGTATCATGTATGGTGCATATGCTTATGCACTCAGTCAATTATTATATTAA